A genomic segment from Verrucomicrobiia bacterium encodes:
- a CDS encoding hemolysin family protein: protein MDAFNYVVIIILGILGSAFFAGAETGLISLNRVRLRHEVERKSRRAIILNGFVENTERLLGTTLFGTNLANVLVGVYASVLATRLFHMDNFGLNFAATIVASAFLLVIGEIVPKTLFRHYSHRLCMSVADALNATAWLFAPLVALLGFVMRAVVRLSGGAEAPKSFFVTREELKHLAKEGEAGGALSKEEREMIDGVFDFPYKTVYDIMLPLPRAITVVRDTPVTELFAISERTGFARFPVGEGDRIIGVVNVYEVLFDNAGGGGKTAGQLMQKPQFVLSTERVNRVLPVLRAGRRPISIVINPEGKHVGILTIEDIVEEIVGEVEG, encoded by the coding sequence ATGGACGCTTTCAACTATGTCGTGATCATTATCCTGGGCATCCTTGGGTCGGCGTTTTTTGCGGGCGCTGAAACAGGGCTGATTTCGCTGAACCGCGTGCGCCTGCGCCACGAGGTCGAGCGCAAGAGCCGCCGTGCGATCATTCTCAACGGGTTCGTCGAAAACACCGAGCGTCTGCTGGGCACGACGTTGTTCGGAACAAACCTCGCCAACGTGCTGGTCGGCGTTTACGCCTCGGTGCTCGCGACGCGCCTCTTTCACATGGATAACTTCGGTCTCAACTTCGCCGCGACGATCGTCGCCTCGGCGTTCCTGCTGGTGATCGGTGAGATTGTCCCCAAAACACTCTTTCGCCATTATTCGCATCGTCTTTGTATGAGCGTCGCCGACGCGCTGAATGCGACGGCGTGGTTGTTTGCCCCGCTCGTGGCGTTGCTCGGGTTCGTGATGCGCGCGGTCGTGCGCCTCAGCGGCGGCGCGGAAGCCCCGAAAAGTTTCTTCGTCACCCGCGAGGAATTGAAGCATCTGGCCAAGGAGGGCGAGGCGGGCGGCGCGCTTAGCAAGGAGGAACGCGAGATGATCGACGGCGTTTTCGATTTCCCGTATAAGACGGTTTACGACATCATGTTGCCACTCCCGCGGGCCATCACCGTGGTTCGTGATACGCCGGTGACGGAGCTTTTCGCGATTTCCGAGCGCACTGGTTTCGCTCGCTTCCCCGTTGGCGAGGGCGATCGGATTATTGGCGTGGTAAACGTCTACGAAGTCCTTTTTGACAATGCCGGTGGCGGCGGCAAAACCGCCGGGCAACTCATGCAAAAACCGCAGTTCGTGCTCTCCACGGAACGCGTCAACCGTGTCCTTCCGGTTCTGCGTGCCGGTCGCCGTCCCATCAGCATCGTCATCAACCCCGAAGGTAAACACGTCGGCATTCTCACCATCGAAGATATCGTCGAAGAAATTGTCGGCGAGGTGGAGGGATGA
- a CDS encoding hemolysin family protein, translating into MLTITLILELLALGGLLVLSAFFSGTEIALFSLSKLQLRRLRQEHPAQGQIISELLDQPHRLLSTILFGNTVANVAAAILGYSILQTLVPHHAEAVAVPIMTILILLCGEVTPKTLVIRSAEFFAVHLARPIRWTVVSTSQLRRTTEGVSAWIVQRIERLPYFSAQKVRSTAPTEDEYRTLLSASERAGVVRKEERHMVNKILALEKMQVKEIMTPRVDMQCVEDAFSQDEMVGALRRIKHRRVPIIHETPDTVEGILKVKDFLVNPLRGLDEVVELPNFVPETMSVAKLLKNFRKQEHPVAIVVDEYGGTQGMVTLEDVLEEIVGEIEDEFDKSEIMLQKLDEHRYLINGKARLELVNEQCGLALRAPDVETIAGWVIAQLGALPKEGEQVHFENVRVTARKVLKNRVGEVLLEAEER; encoded by the coding sequence ATGCTGACAATTACCCTGATTCTTGAGTTGCTTGCCCTGGGAGGTCTCCTGGTCCTGTCGGCGTTTTTCTCCGGGACCGAGATCGCCCTGTTCTCGTTGAGCAAACTGCAATTGCGCCGTTTGCGGCAGGAGCATCCCGCCCAGGGCCAGATCATCAGTGAACTTCTCGATCAGCCGCATCGATTGCTTTCGACGATTCTTTTCGGGAACACCGTCGCCAACGTCGCCGCCGCCATCCTCGGTTACTCGATCTTGCAGACGCTCGTCCCGCATCACGCGGAAGCGGTTGCCGTACCGATCATGACGATCCTGATCCTGCTTTGCGGCGAAGTTACGCCGAAGACCCTGGTGATTCGCAGCGCTGAGTTCTTCGCAGTCCACCTCGCGCGGCCCATTCGATGGACCGTCGTCTCGACTTCCCAACTCCGCCGCACGACCGAGGGGGTGTCTGCGTGGATTGTCCAGCGTATCGAGCGGCTACCGTACTTTTCAGCGCAGAAGGTGCGCTCGACTGCGCCGACGGAAGACGAGTACCGCACGTTGCTCAGCGCCAGCGAACGCGCCGGTGTCGTTCGCAAGGAAGAGCGCCATATGGTCAATAAAATCCTCGCGCTGGAAAAGATGCAGGTGAAAGAAATCATGACCCCGCGCGTGGACATGCAGTGTGTGGAGGATGCATTCAGCCAGGACGAGATGGTCGGGGCCTTGCGCCGCATCAAGCACCGCCGCGTGCCGATTATCCACGAAACGCCCGACACCGTTGAAGGTATCTTGAAGGTCAAGGACTTCCTCGTCAATCCCTTGCGCGGTCTCGATGAAGTCGTGGAGCTGCCGAATTTCGTGCCGGAGACGATGTCGGTCGCAAAGTTGTTGAAAAACTTTCGCAAACAGGAGCACCCGGTAGCCATTGTGGTTGACGAGTACGGCGGGACGCAGGGGATGGTCACGCTGGAGGATGTTCTTGAGGAGATCGTCGGCGAAATCGAAGACGAGTTTGACAAGAGCGAGATCATGCTGCAGAAGCTCGATGAGCACCGCTACCTCATCAACGGCAAGGCGCGGCTGGAACTCGTCAACGAACAGTGCGGGCTGGCCCTGCGGGCGCCCGACGTCGAGACCATCGCCGGTTGGGTCATCGCGCAACTCGGGGCGTTGCCGAAAGAAGGGGAGCAAGTCCATTTCGAGAACGTTCGTGTCACCGCGCGCAAAGTCCTGAAGAACCGCGTCGGTGAAGTTCTGTTGGAGGCTGAGGAACGCTGA
- a CDS encoding peptidylprolyl isomerase, which translates to MKIRVVCATFVIAVTLACRMFAADKPKAAVGTNAPATAVVATAPKPDEVVARVNGAEIRRKELDAAVQAFMFQMSRRGRPIPPGQGAMVERDILDELIGRELLREEGNKHIPADIDKKVEEQIAQVTTQVGGEEQFKKTLADTGITTDEYAKRVRDNVIIRGAIDSAVDKEVKITPEEIRAFYDKNPDQFKQPETVRASHILIRCAPEATDEVKKEKRTQIDSVRALVKSGEKFADVARKFSEDPGSARNGGDLGFFGRGQMVPEFDTAAFSLKTNEVSDVITTQYGYHVLLVTDRKPAQTIAFDQVKDELGQYLKQRKGNDVTHDQVASLRKAAKVEILVPEPPPAPVVETAPVQAPTK; encoded by the coding sequence ATGAAGATCCGTGTTGTTTGCGCTACTTTTGTTATTGCCGTGACCCTCGCTTGCCGGATGTTCGCTGCGGACAAGCCGAAGGCGGCTGTTGGGACCAATGCTCCCGCTACGGCCGTCGTGGCGACTGCACCAAAGCCGGACGAGGTGGTGGCGCGGGTCAATGGCGCGGAGATCAGGCGCAAAGAACTGGATGCGGCGGTGCAGGCGTTTATGTTCCAGATGTCTCGGCGTGGTCGGCCGATTCCGCCGGGGCAGGGCGCGATGGTGGAGCGCGATATTTTGGATGAGTTGATTGGCCGCGAGCTTCTGCGGGAGGAAGGTAACAAGCATATTCCCGCGGACATCGACAAGAAGGTGGAAGAGCAGATCGCCCAGGTAACGACGCAGGTGGGGGGCGAGGAGCAATTCAAGAAAACGCTCGCGGACACCGGCATCACGACCGACGAGTATGCGAAGCGGGTTCGCGACAACGTCATCATCCGCGGGGCGATTGACAGCGCTGTTGACAAAGAAGTCAAGATCACACCCGAGGAGATCCGGGCTTTTTACGATAAGAATCCCGACCAGTTCAAACAACCGGAAACGGTCCGCGCCAGTCACATTCTCATCCGTTGCGCGCCCGAGGCAACCGACGAAGTGAAAAAAGAGAAGCGCACGCAGATCGACAGCGTGCGCGCGCTGGTCAAGAGCGGCGAGAAGTTCGCGGATGTGGCCAGGAAATTCTCCGAGGATCCTGGCAGCGCCAGGAATGGCGGCGATCTTGGGTTTTTCGGGCGCGGCCAGATGGTGCCGGAATTCGACACGGCCGCCTTTTCACTGAAGACAAACGAAGTCAGCGACGTCATCACGACGCAATATGGTTATCATGTTCTGCTGGTGACGGATCGCAAACCCGCGCAGACCATCGCCTTCGATCAGGTGAAGGACGAACTCGGGCAGTATTTAAAGCAGCGCAAGGGCAACGATGTCACGCACGATCAGGTCGCCAGTCTGCGCAAAGCGGCGAAGGTTGAGATTCTCGTACCGGAGCCGCCGCCCGCGCCCGTCGTCGAAACCGCGCCCGTACAAGCCCCGACGAAGTGA